A window of Pseudomonas denitrificans (nom. rej.) genomic DNA:
GTCGAAGGAGGGCACCGCGATGCCCAGCAGGATCGCCAGGATCGCGATGGTCACCATCGCTTCGATCAGGGTGAAGCCACGCTGAGCTCGCCGGGGGCTGGCCGGAGCGTGCAACTGAGTGTTGGGTGAATCCATCGTCTCGCCATCGTCATGAAACGCCGTGCGCTGGCGCTTCCTGTGGTGCGCCGGGCACGGACCTTGATGGCGTGGTTTTTATCGCGACGGTTGGCGAGGGTGATTTAAGACGATTCTTAAAGACGGCGGCCCGCTGCGCGGCATGTGGTCGCGTTCACGCTACGGGCGATGCAGGGCTGTCCGGCTCGGCTTGCCGATGACTCAGCCACCGATAAGAAAGTTGCCAGTCCTGCCGGCGCTTTCGCCCTCCAGTGCCGGGAGTTCTGCCTCGTCCTTCAGGTTCACCCCCGACAGCCGACGGCGGCAGGCTTCGCGCATCAGGTAGAGCAGGCGGTGGGTGGCGAGGCCGTAGCTCAGGCCTTCCAGCCGCACGTTGGAGATGCAGTTGCGGTAGGCGTCGTTCAGGCCGACCTTCGGCGCCCAGGTGAAGTACAGGCCCAGGCTGTCGGGCGAGGACAGGCCGGGGCGCTCGCCGATCAGGATCACCACCATCTTCGCCCGCAGCAACTCGGCGACTTCGTCGGCCACCGCGACCCGGCCTTGTTGCACCAGCGCGACCGGCGACAGGCTCCAGCCTTCGTTGCGCGCCTGTTCCTCCATGCGTTCGAGGAAGGGCAGGCTGTGACGTTGCACCGCGAGCGACGAGAGACCGTCGGCGATCACCACGGCGAGGTCATAACCCTGTGGGTGACGGTCAGCGTGGCGACGCAGAATCTCCACCGATTCCTCATTCAGCCGGCGGCCCAGGTCAGGGCGTTGCAGGTAGGTGTCGCGGTCGGCGGCGGCACTATGCAGCAGCAAGGTGTCGCGGCCGCGCTCGACCAGCTGCGCGGCGAGGCCGTCACGCTCGAAGGGCAGGTGCACGGCGTCGCGCGCCTGGGCGTGGGCGAACTGGAAGTCCAGTTGCGCGCCGGTCGGCAGGCTGGTGCCGGCGCGGCCCAGGGCGATGCGCGCGGAGGTCAGGCGGCGCAGTTCCTGCCAGGGGTTGGGGGTGAAGCTGTCGCTCATCGACAATTCCTCAAGCGAGTGACCCTCAGGACAGTTGCGCGAGTGCGTGGCGGAAGGCGCCGGGAAGCTGGCCGGCCATCTGCACGCGGCCATCCTGCTGGCGGAGGATCTCCATGCGCGCAAGCCACGCCTCGAACTCCGGCGCCGGCCGCAGACCCAGCGTCTGGCGCGCGTACAGCGCGTCATGGAAGGAGGTGGTCTGGTAGTTGAGCATCACATCGTCGGAGCCGGGGATGCCCATGATGAAGTTGATGCCGGCCACGCCCAGCAGGGTCAGGAGCATGTCCATGTCGTCCTGGTCGGCTTCGGCGTGGTTGGTGTAGCAGATGTCGCAACCCATGGGCACGCCGAGCAGCTTGGCGCAGAAGTGGTCTTCCAGGCCGGCGCGGATGATCTGCTTGCCGTTGTACAGGTATTCCGGGCCGATGAAGCCGACCACGGTGTTCACCAGGAACGGCTTGAAGTGCCGCGCCACCGCGTAGGCGCGGGTCTCGCAGGTCTGCTGGTCGACGCCGTGGTGGGCATTGGCCGACAGCGCGCTGCCCTGGCCGGTCTCGAAGTACATGAGGTTGTCGCCGAGTGTCCCGCGCTTCTGCGACAGCCCCGCTTCGTAGCCTTCCTTGAGGATCGCCAGGTTCACGCCGAAGCTGGCGTTGGCCGCCTCGGTGCCGGCGATGGACTGGAACACCAGGTCCAGCGGCGCGCCCCGGTTGATTGCCTCGATGGAGCTGGTGACGTGGGTCAGCACGCAGGACTGGGTGGGAATCTCGTAGCGCTGGATGATCGCGTCGAGCATCTCCAGCAGGGTGCAGATCGACTGCAGGCTGTCGGTGGCCGGGTTGATGCCGAGCATGGCGTCGCCGTTGCCGTAGAGCAGGCCGTCGAGCACGCTGGCGGCGATGCCGGCGGGGTCGTCCGTCGGGTGGTTGGGCTGCAGGCGTGTGGACATGCGTCCGCGCAGCCCCATGGTGTTGCGGAAACGGGTGACCACGCGGATTTTTTGCGCGACCAGCACCAGGTCCTGCACACGCATGATCTTCGATACCGCGGCTGCCATCTCCGGCGTCAGCCCGGGCGCCAGGGCGCGCAGGCTGGCTTCGTCGGCGGCATCGCCGAGCAGCCAGTCGCGCAGGCCGCCCACCGTGAGGTGGCTGACCGGCGCAAAGGCCTGGCGGTCGTGGCTGTCGATGATCAGCCGGTGACCTCGTCGCTCTCGTAGGGGATCAGCGCCTCGTCGAGGAAGTGCTTGAGCGGGATGTCGGCCAGCGCCATCTGCGCGGCGACGCGCTCGGCGTCGCTGCCGGCGGCGACCCCGGCGAGGCGGTCGCCGGAGCGCGCCGGGCTGGCCTTGGCCATCACCTCGCGCAGGCTGTCGAAGCGCCAGGTCTGGCCACCGACGCTGTGGACGAATCCGGACATGGCGCTACTCCTCAGCCCTGGCTGGCGAACGATGCGTCGGTGCCGCGGTTGAGGCTGATGACGATGCTGCAGATGGAGCAGCCGCCGATCATCAGCACCAGGAACACCGAGGCGATGACGCTGTTGAACCAGAGCATGGCGGCCAGGCAGACCAGCGCCAGGACCAGCGCGATGGCCGGCACCACCGGGTAGCCCGGTGCGCGGAAGCTGCGCTCCAGGTCCGGCTCGCTGCGGCGCAGCTTGAACAGGCTGAACATGCTCATGATGTACATGACGATGGCGCCGAACACGCTCATGGTGATCATCGCCGCCGTCAGGGTCATGCCTTGCAGGCTGATCAGGCCGTCGCTGAAGATCGCCGCGATGCCTACGGCGCCGCCGGCGAGGATGGCGCGGTGTGGAGTCTGGAAGCGCGACAGCTTGGCCAGGCCACGCGGCAGGAAGCCGGCGCGGGCCAGCGCGAAGAACTGCCGCGAGTAACCCAGGATGATGCCGTGGAAGCTCGCCACCAGGCCGAACAGGCCGATCCACACCAGCATGTGCATCCAGGTCGAGTTGTTGCCGACCACGGCTTTCATCGCCTGCGGCAGCGGGTCGTTGATGTTCGACAGGGCGCGCCAGTCGCCCACGCCGCCAGCAAAGATCATCACGCCGATGGCCAGGGTCACCAGGGTCAGGATGCCGGCGATGTAGGCGCGCGGGATGGTGCGTTTCGGGTCTTTCGCCTCCTCGGCGGCCATGGCCGCGCCCTCGATGGCGAGGAAGAACCAGATGGCGAAGGGGATCGCGGCAAAGATGCCGGCCACGGCGGTGGAGCCGAATACATCCGAGCCGGCCCAGCCGTTGAGCACGAAGTTGCTGAAGCTGAAGCCCGGTGCGACCACGCCCATGAACACCAGCAACTCGGCCACTGCCAGCACGGTCACCACCAGTTCGAAGGTGGCGGCGATGCTTACGCCGAGGATGTTCAGGGTCATGAAGATCACATAGGCGCCGGTGGCCGCCCACTTCGGATCGAGGCCGGGGAACTGCACGTTGAGGTAGGCGCCGATGGCCATGGCGATGGCCGGCGGGCGAAGACGAACTCGATCAGGGTGGCGATGCCGGCGATCATCCCGCCGGTCTTGCCGAAGGCCCGCAGGCTGTAGGCGAAGGCCCGCCGGCGTGGGGGATGGCGGTGGTCAGCTCGGTGTAGCTGAAGATGAAGCAGGTGTACATCACCGCGACGATCAGCGTGGTGACGAGGAAGCCCAGGGTACCGGCGGCGGCCCAGCCGTAGCTCCAGCCGAAGTACTCGCCGGAGATCACCAGGCCCACGGCGAGCCCCCAGAGGTGAAGGGTGCCAAGCGTTGGTTTGAGTTGTGATGCGCTCATTGTTGTTATTCCTCTCTCCGCAAGGGATAGGCCGCAAGTGGGGCGGGCCGCAGGGGCGTGGACGGATACCTGAGACTCGATGGTAGTGGCGCACTGCCGCGCAAGACTTGACCGCTGGAACCGGCTTTCGCCGTGCAGGGTCAACTGGTTGTTACCCATTGCCCCACCGTGCGCACGGTGCTCGCTTCTGGTGCCGGAAATCGCCCGTCTGCCCCGTGCTGTGGCAGCTGCAGGCCAGGCGCGGCGCCATGTCGGGGTTGTTGGTAGCGATCGGCGAGGCACGGGATTTGCTTTGTTTTCTCGTTCCCTGTTCCCGCGTGCGACGTGCCCCGAGCACCTCATAACAAGATCGGTAACCGACATGAGCCAGCCTCTGTTTTCCCCGTCCGGCCTGAGCCTGCCCCTGGCCAGCAACATCGGCGTGCTGTCCGCTGCCGCCAGCGGCCTGGGACGCTTCATCGGCGACCAGGGCGGCGACATCGACCGCGTCTTCGGTCGCGCCGGCATCGACCCGGAGCGCCTGCTGCATCCGACCCTGAGCCTGGCGCTGACCAACTACTGCCAGGTGCTGGAAGAGGCCGC
This region includes:
- the eutC gene encoding ethanolamine ammonia-lyase subunit EutC; the encoded protein is MSDSFTPNPWQELRRLTSARIALGRAGTSLPTGAQLDFQFAHAQARDAVHLPFERDGLAAQLVERGRDTLLLHSAAADRDTYLQRPDLGRRLNEESVEILRRHADRHPQGYDLAVVIADGLSSLAVQRHSLPFLERMEEQARNEGWSLSPVALVQQGRVAVADEVAELLRAKMVVILIGERPGLSSPDSLGLYFTWAPKVGLNDAYRNCISNVRLEGLSYGLATHRLLYLMREACRRRLSGVNLKDEAELPALEGESAGRTGNFLIGG